In Labilithrix sp., the following proteins share a genomic window:
- a CDS encoding RNA polymerase factor sigma-32, giving the protein MGHAVSSPLPRNAWCPRRAVCHDDRGRPPRDHAPLYMHHALTHGRPAVVPRAKTTAAKKAGAKRGSGSASEAPPPDDESKPNVASDEDEDGGDAEPAGVDDEMAGGGGDDAFVEAERDEEEAGGDADDSVARSAPLSKATSSGMERLDPMAAYLREVQRHPLLTPEQTHELAAKFVETQDPRIAAQLVTANLRLVVKIAYEYRRAYKNIMDLVQEGNIGLMQAVKRYDPYRGVKLSSYAAWWIRAYILRFILNNWRLVKLGTTQAQRKLFFNLRKKRAELQAMGIDPTNAEIAKQLNVPEADVAEMDVRLAQNEKSLDAPVGDADGRAIAKVDMMPAAGAGPETQMADEELQALLKDKLADFRKTLEGKDKDLAIFDQRLVADDPLTLQDLGDKFGISRERVRQLEQRLLGRLRDYLKREMGDATDAL; this is encoded by the coding sequence ATGGGGCATGCCGTATCAAGCCCGCTCCCCAGGAATGCATGGTGCCCACGACGTGCTGTCTGCCATGACGATCGCGGTCGCCCTCCTCGCGACCACGCTCCTCTATACATGCACCACGCGCTGACCCATGGTAGACCCGCCGTCGTGCCGCGCGCGAAGACCACAGCAGCAAAGAAGGCTGGCGCCAAGCGCGGCTCCGGATCTGCTTCGGAGGCGCCGCCGCCGGACGACGAGTCGAAGCCGAACGTAGCGTCGGACGAAGACGAGGACGGCGGCGACGCCGAGCCGGCCGGCGTCGACGACGAGATGGCGGGCGGGGGCGGCGACGACGCATTCGTCGAGGCCGAGCGCGACGAAGAGGAGGCCGGCGGCGACGCCGACGACTCGGTGGCGAGGTCCGCGCCGCTCTCGAAGGCGACCAGCTCCGGGATGGAGCGGCTCGACCCGATGGCGGCGTACCTCCGCGAGGTGCAGCGTCATCCGCTCCTCACGCCGGAGCAGACCCACGAGCTGGCCGCGAAGTTCGTCGAGACGCAAGACCCGCGCATCGCCGCGCAGCTCGTGACCGCGAACCTCCGCCTCGTGGTGAAGATCGCGTACGAGTACCGCCGCGCGTACAAGAACATCATGGACCTCGTGCAGGAGGGCAACATCGGCCTCATGCAGGCGGTCAAGCGCTACGACCCGTACCGCGGCGTGAAGCTCTCGAGCTACGCGGCGTGGTGGATCCGGGCGTACATCCTGCGGTTCATCCTCAACAACTGGCGTCTCGTGAAGCTCGGGACGACGCAGGCGCAGCGGAAGCTGTTCTTCAACCTGCGGAAGAAGCGCGCCGAGCTCCAGGCGATGGGGATCGATCCCACGAACGCCGAGATCGCGAAGCAGCTCAACGTGCCCGAGGCCGACGTCGCCGAGATGGACGTGCGGCTCGCGCAGAACGAAAAGTCGCTCGACGCGCCGGTCGGCGACGCGGACGGCCGCGCGATCGCGAAGGTCGACATGATGCCCGCCGCGGGCGCGGGCCCCGAGACGCAGATGGCGGACGAGGAGCTCCAGGCGCTCCTCAAGGACAAGCTCGCCGACTTCCGCAAGACGCTCGAGGGCAAGGACAAGGACCTCGCGATCTTCGATCAGCGCCTCGTCGCGGACGATCCGCTCACGCTCCAGGACCTCGGCGACAAGTTCGGCATCTCGCGCGAGCGCGTGCGGCAGCTCGAACAGCGCCTCCTCGGCCGACTCCGCGACTACCTGAAGCGCGAGATGGGCGACGCGACCGACGCGTTGTGA
- a CDS encoding FliI/YscN family ATPase, protein MSSLDALKAKLSAANALRPAGRVLGVTGLSLRCSLPGVRVGDVVHVKRRGEPLACEVVGFDRGEAIAMPLGALTGVGADDEVESTGAGFQVLASSSLLGRVVDGLGRPIDGKGPITEGVLVPVDADPPPALERRPVVKPLPTGVRVLDGLLTMGEGQRVGLFAGSGVGKSTLLGAIARGTAADVVVVALVGERGREVGEFLEHALGPEGRRRSVVVVATSDVAALERLRAAQVATAYAEHFRDEGKSVMLLVDSVTRFARAQREVGLAAGEPPARRGYPPSVFAMMPRLLERSGQGPRGAITALYTVLVEGGDMDEPIADEVRGILDGHVVMDRAIAARGRYPAVDPTVSLSRVMDAIVTPEHREAARKLRSLVAHYEAKRDLVMLGAYAKGSDKELDDAIARMPKIEQLLRQAPSDRVAFEDTVALLAKALS, encoded by the coding sequence GTGAGCTCGCTCGACGCGCTCAAGGCGAAGCTCTCCGCGGCGAACGCGCTCCGTCCCGCCGGCCGCGTCCTCGGCGTGACCGGCCTCTCGCTCCGCTGCAGCCTGCCCGGCGTGCGCGTCGGCGACGTCGTGCACGTCAAACGACGCGGCGAGCCGCTCGCGTGCGAGGTCGTCGGCTTCGATCGCGGCGAGGCGATCGCGATGCCGCTCGGCGCGCTCACCGGCGTCGGCGCGGACGACGAGGTGGAGTCGACCGGCGCCGGGTTCCAGGTCCTCGCGTCGTCGTCGCTCCTCGGTCGCGTCGTCGACGGCCTCGGCCGCCCGATCGACGGCAAGGGCCCCATCACCGAAGGAGTGCTCGTCCCCGTCGACGCCGATCCTCCGCCCGCGCTCGAGCGCCGCCCCGTCGTGAAGCCGCTCCCGACCGGCGTGCGCGTCCTCGACGGCTTGCTCACGATGGGGGAGGGACAGCGCGTCGGCTTGTTCGCCGGATCCGGCGTCGGCAAGAGCACGCTCCTCGGCGCGATCGCGCGCGGGACCGCGGCGGACGTCGTCGTCGTCGCGCTCGTCGGCGAGCGCGGCCGCGAGGTCGGCGAGTTCCTCGAGCACGCGCTCGGCCCCGAGGGCCGCCGCCGCAGCGTGGTCGTCGTCGCGACGAGCGACGTCGCGGCGCTCGAGCGCCTCCGCGCGGCGCAGGTCGCGACCGCGTACGCGGAGCACTTCCGCGACGAGGGCAAGAGCGTGATGCTCCTCGTCGACTCCGTCACCCGCTTCGCGCGCGCGCAACGCGAGGTCGGCCTCGCCGCCGGCGAGCCCCCCGCGCGCCGCGGTTATCCGCCGAGCGTGTTCGCGATGATGCCGCGCCTCCTCGAGCGATCGGGCCAAGGACCGCGCGGCGCGATCACGGCGCTCTACACCGTCCTCGTCGAGGGCGGCGACATGGACGAGCCGATCGCGGACGAGGTGCGCGGCATCCTCGACGGGCACGTCGTGATGGACCGCGCCATCGCCGCGCGCGGTCGTTACCCCGCGGTCGACCCCACGGTGTCGCTCTCGCGCGTGATGGACGCGATCGTGACGCCCGAGCACCGCGAGGCGGCGCGGAAGCTCCGCTCGCTCGTCGCGCACTACGAGGCGAAGCGCGATCTCGTCATGCTCGGCGCGTACGCGAAGGGGAGCGACAAGGAGCTCGACGACGCGATCGCGCGCATGCCGAAGATCGAGCAGCTCCTCCGCCAGGCGCCGTCGGACCGCGTCGCCTTCGAGGACACCGTCGCGCTCCTCGCCAAAGCCTTGAGCTAA
- a CDS encoding ABC-F family ATP-binding cassette domain-containing protein, with protein MTVLQVSDLRFGYADDTLFEGVTFSLALGERAALVAPNGAGKSTLLRLIGKELEPDAGNVVIKKEASFGYYRQSHELAATGDVLSAFMSAFGDIVEARRALVAAQEAAGAGDAAALDRLAQATERYHVAGGDALEHKVAAIAAKLGFSDADLARPVASLSGGERGRLHLGVVLAQQPDLLLLDEPTNHLDLDTIAWLESWLKSYRGAVLVVSHDRAFLDATCPTTLEVGTRGLRVYPLRYSDYAVQREADLARERALVEKQQAYIEKTKEFIRKNTAGQKANQAQSRKKTLARLEELEQPEDVWAVAEKIAFRFAPAARSGDIVLDAKDMSAERGGRKLFEGVDLLVRRGERIGIVGPNGAGKTTLLKVLADRGDRALDRASIRRGTNLQIGYYDQHLGEVDPKRTAVEEIRSVRGDLNAEGARTYLARFRFYGDDALRVVAGFSGGERARLALAKLLLEPKNLLFLDEPTNHLDIPAAEILEEALAGFEGTVILVSHDRRFLDNVTTRVVSVRDGKVDVFNGGFRDFAAATTTKPKPTAPPPPKKEAPKKEPPKKVDHDAHRQASRDREKSKRRVKELEDLIAAGEKQLATMRAELKEDPGGDWAKIAKLATEEQAMAKKVETMLAEWERLSAQL; from the coding sequence ATGACGGTGCTTCAAGTCTCGGACCTTCGCTTCGGCTACGCGGACGACACGCTCTTCGAGGGCGTCACGTTCAGCCTCGCGCTCGGGGAGCGCGCCGCGCTCGTGGCGCCGAACGGGGCGGGGAAGTCGACGCTCCTCCGCCTCATCGGCAAGGAGCTCGAGCCCGACGCCGGCAACGTCGTGATCAAGAAGGAGGCCTCCTTCGGGTACTACCGCCAGTCGCACGAGCTCGCCGCGACGGGCGACGTGCTCTCCGCGTTCATGTCCGCGTTCGGCGACATCGTCGAGGCGCGCCGCGCGCTCGTCGCCGCGCAGGAGGCGGCCGGCGCCGGCGACGCGGCCGCGCTCGACCGGCTCGCGCAGGCGACGGAGCGATACCACGTCGCGGGCGGCGACGCGCTCGAGCACAAGGTCGCCGCGATCGCCGCGAAGCTCGGGTTCTCGGACGCCGACCTCGCGCGCCCCGTCGCGTCGCTGTCGGGCGGCGAGCGCGGTCGCCTCCACCTCGGCGTCGTCCTCGCGCAGCAGCCCGATCTGCTCCTCCTCGACGAGCCGACGAACCACCTCGACCTCGACACGATCGCGTGGCTCGAGAGCTGGCTGAAGAGCTACCGCGGCGCGGTGCTCGTCGTCTCGCACGACCGCGCGTTCCTCGACGCGACGTGCCCCACCACGCTCGAGGTCGGGACGAGGGGCCTCCGCGTCTACCCGCTCCGCTACAGCGACTACGCGGTGCAGCGCGAGGCCGACCTCGCCCGCGAGCGCGCGCTCGTAGAGAAGCAGCAGGCGTACATCGAGAAGACGAAGGAGTTCATCCGCAAGAACACGGCGGGGCAGAAGGCGAACCAGGCGCAGAGCCGGAAGAAGACGCTCGCGCGGCTCGAGGAGCTCGAGCAGCCCGAGGACGTGTGGGCGGTCGCGGAGAAGATCGCGTTCCGGTTCGCGCCGGCCGCGCGCTCGGGCGACATCGTGCTCGACGCGAAGGACATGTCCGCGGAGCGCGGCGGGCGGAAGCTGTTCGAGGGCGTCGACCTCCTCGTGCGCCGCGGCGAGCGCATCGGCATCGTCGGCCCGAACGGCGCGGGCAAGACGACGCTCCTCAAGGTGCTCGCCGACCGCGGCGATCGCGCGCTCGATCGCGCGAGCATCCGGCGCGGGACGAACCTCCAGATCGGCTACTACGATCAGCACCTCGGCGAGGTCGACCCGAAGCGCACCGCGGTCGAGGAGATCCGGAGCGTGCGCGGCGACCTCAACGCCGAGGGCGCGCGCACGTACCTCGCGCGCTTCCGCTTCTACGGGGACGACGCCCTCCGCGTCGTCGCCGGCTTCTCCGGCGGCGAGCGCGCCCGCCTCGCGCTCGCGAAGCTCCTGCTCGAGCCGAAGAACCTGCTCTTCCTCGACGAGCCGACGAACCACCTCGACATCCCCGCGGCGGAGATCCTCGAGGAGGCGCTCGCCGGCTTCGAGGGCACCGTCATCCTCGTCTCGCACGATCGCCGCTTCCTCGACAACGTGACGACGCGCGTCGTCAGCGTCCGCGACGGCAAGGTCGACGTCTTCAACGGCGGCTTCCGCGACTTCGCCGCCGCGACGACGACGAAGCCGAAGCCGACCGCGCCGCCGCCCCCGAAGAAGGAGGCGCCGAAGAAGGAGCCGCCGAAGAAGGTCGACCACGACGCGCACCGGCAGGCGAGCCGCGATCGCGAGAAGAGCAAGCGGCGCGTGAAGGAGCTCGAGGACCTCATCGCGGCGGGCGAGAAGCAGCTCGCGACGATGCGCGCGGAGCTGAAGGAAGACCCGGGCGGCGACTGGGCGAAGATCGCGAAGCTCGCGACGGAGGAGCAGGCGATGGCGAAGAAGGTCGAGACGATGTTGGCGGAGTGGGAGCGCCTCTCGGCGCAGCTCTGA
- the rsmI gene encoding 16S rRNA (cytidine(1402)-2'-O)-methyltransferase has translation MSQRAIETLKSVDRILAEDTRQTLKLLSHFGIGGKPLDALHAHSPDRDVYRAAEALEKGATMALVTDAGTPSVSDPGESLVAKAIACGVTIVPIPGASAVLAALVASGLAGNGGFRFVGFLPRDGANRHAAIAKVCATAEPVILFESPERTAETLAELATAMPGRPCAVARELTKMHEEIVRGALTELAAPREWRGEIAIVLGAWQPEAREDEVTEAAIDARIDKELANGLHSKTIAERIAAWSGRPKREIYERVIARKNLRRDEE, from the coding sequence ATGTCGCAGCGCGCGATCGAGACGCTGAAGAGCGTCGATCGCATCCTCGCCGAGGACACGCGGCAGACGCTGAAGCTGCTCTCGCACTTCGGCATCGGCGGCAAGCCGCTCGACGCGCTCCACGCGCACTCGCCCGATCGCGACGTCTACCGCGCGGCGGAGGCGCTCGAGAAGGGCGCGACGATGGCGCTCGTCACCGACGCCGGCACGCCGAGCGTCTCCGATCCCGGAGAGTCGCTCGTCGCGAAGGCGATCGCGTGCGGCGTCACGATCGTGCCGATCCCGGGCGCGAGCGCGGTCCTCGCCGCGCTCGTCGCGAGCGGCCTCGCCGGCAACGGCGGCTTCCGCTTCGTCGGCTTCCTCCCGCGCGACGGCGCGAACCGGCACGCCGCGATCGCGAAGGTGTGCGCGACGGCGGAGCCGGTGATCCTCTTCGAGTCGCCCGAGCGCACGGCGGAGACGCTGGCGGAGCTCGCGACCGCGATGCCGGGGCGGCCGTGCGCGGTGGCGCGGGAGCTGACGAAGATGCACGAGGAGATCGTGCGCGGCGCGCTGACGGAGCTCGCCGCCCCGCGCGAGTGGCGCGGCGAGATCGCGATCGTCCTCGGCGCGTGGCAGCCGGAGGCGCGCGAGGACGAGGTCACCGAGGCCGCGATCGACGCGCGGATCGACAAGGAGCTCGCGAACGGCCTCCACTCGAAGACGATCGCGGAGCGGATCGCGGCCTGGAGCGGCCGCCCGAAGCGGGAGATCTACGAGCGCGTCATCGCGCGCAAGAACCTCCGCCGCGACGAGGAGTGA
- a CDS encoding serine protease, whose amino-acid sequence MRFAVASLFLFVAAPVACAAEADDAEAERADPIVGGAVAAEDAWPGTTAIYRDSGRFCGGTLIHPRWVLTAAHCVAPSSVTGDFTAIVVGQSRLSDRSGEVMSSDRAYRHPSYSPITQDGDVALIHLSAPARARPVKLVRASELAQVAPGAEGTVVGWGLTGEAGAVSDPLREVPVPLLDDAECRSFSGYGHLTANMLCAGAVGRDACGGDSGGPLFLRIGSEDVQIGVVSWSAYGCGRARRPGVYTRVGRYLDWIAATTGGAVATE is encoded by the coding sequence ATGCGCTTCGCTGTAGCCTCGCTCTTCTTGTTCGTTGCGGCGCCGGTCGCCTGCGCTGCCGAGGCCGACGACGCGGAGGCGGAGCGCGCCGATCCGATCGTGGGCGGGGCGGTCGCGGCCGAGGACGCGTGGCCGGGGACCACCGCGATCTATCGCGACTCTGGGCGCTTCTGCGGCGGAACGCTCATCCATCCGCGATGGGTCCTCACCGCGGCGCACTGCGTGGCGCCGTCGTCGGTGACGGGGGACTTCACCGCGATCGTCGTCGGGCAGAGCCGGTTGTCGGATCGCAGCGGCGAGGTGATGAGCTCCGACCGCGCGTACCGTCATCCGAGCTACTCGCCGATCACGCAGGACGGCGACGTCGCGCTCATCCACCTGTCGGCGCCGGCGCGCGCGCGGCCGGTGAAGCTCGTGCGCGCCTCCGAGCTCGCGCAGGTCGCGCCCGGCGCGGAGGGCACCGTCGTCGGCTGGGGGCTCACCGGCGAGGCGGGCGCGGTGAGCGATCCGCTGCGGGAGGTGCCGGTGCCGCTCCTCGACGACGCGGAGTGCCGGAGCTTCTCGGGCTACGGGCACCTCACCGCCAACATGCTCTGCGCCGGCGCCGTCGGCCGCGACGCCTGCGGCGGCGACTCCGGCGGGCCGCTCTTCCTTCGGATCGGGAGCGAGGACGTGCAGATCGGCGTCGTGAGCTGGTCGGCCTACGGCTGCGGGCGCGCGCGACGGCCCGGCGTGTACACGCGCGTCGGGCGATACCTCGACTGGATCGCCGCGACGACCGGCGGCGCGGTCGCGACGGAGTGA
- a CDS encoding NrdH-redoxin, whose product MTEESSDLLFTWIDDKGEFHVEPKVAAVPEPAREVVRVADPVKDPPKLDDVFVADLRAAGADGRYPVKTMSRTEFEKIAIERRQSAGKKVLEARGAASVLPGAERPTVIIYGASWCGPCHQAAAYLKAHHVQFVEKDIEADSAAAREMQSKLEAAGMRGGSIPIIDVRGKILVGFDERAMERALQAKM is encoded by the coding sequence ATCACCGAGGAGAGCAGCGACCTCCTCTTCACGTGGATCGACGACAAAGGCGAGTTCCACGTCGAGCCCAAGGTCGCCGCCGTGCCCGAGCCCGCGCGCGAGGTCGTGCGCGTCGCCGATCCGGTGAAAGACCCGCCGAAGCTCGACGACGTGTTCGTCGCCGACCTCCGCGCCGCGGGCGCGGACGGCAGGTACCCCGTCAAGACGATGAGCCGCACCGAGTTCGAGAAGATCGCGATCGAGCGCCGGCAGTCCGCGGGGAAGAAGGTGCTCGAGGCGCGCGGAGCCGCGAGCGTGCTCCCCGGCGCCGAGCGGCCGACCGTCATCATCTACGGCGCTTCGTGGTGCGGCCCCTGCCATCAGGCGGCGGCGTACCTGAAGGCGCATCACGTGCAGTTCGTGGAGAAGGACATCGAGGCCGACAGCGCCGCCGCGCGCGAGATGCAGTCGAAGCTCGAAGCCGCGGGCATGCGTGGGGGCTCGATCCCGATCATCGACGTGCGCGGCAAGATCCTCGTCGGCTTCGACGAACGCGCGATGGAACGCGCTCTCCAGGCGAAGATGTGA
- the dnaJ gene encoding molecular chaperone DnaJ has protein sequence MSEKRDYYEVLGVERAASAEELRKAYKREALKHHPDRNPGDAAAESKFKECNEAYQVLSNAEKRQIYDQFGHAGLEGGMGGGDASDVFAHMQDLFAEMFSGGFGFGGGGRRQQRRGGDLRVQARLTLREAAFGLKREITVNAPTRCEDCQGSGAKAGTKPETCAHCRGSGHVSNARGFVMFTTPCPRCQGQGVTIKDHCKTCKGHGAVEKARTVVVGFPPGIDSGQKLRVPGQGMPGPNGAPAGDLYVEIDVEEDARFERDGADLVTRVHVSFADAALGAEVKVPSLGEKIDDPADTTITHKIPAGTQSGAVFQIRGQGMPRLDGRGRGTLVGVVQVDVPTKLSDRAKALLVELEAELQAGKADTSAKARAAGAK, from the coding sequence ATGTCCGAGAAGCGCGATTACTACGAAGTCCTTGGCGTCGAACGAGCGGCGAGCGCGGAGGAGCTCCGCAAGGCGTACAAGCGCGAGGCCCTGAAGCATCACCCCGATCGCAACCCGGGTGACGCCGCGGCGGAGTCGAAGTTCAAGGAGTGCAACGAGGCGTATCAGGTGCTCTCGAACGCGGAGAAGCGCCAGATCTACGATCAGTTCGGGCACGCCGGCCTCGAAGGCGGGATGGGCGGCGGCGACGCGTCCGACGTCTTCGCGCACATGCAGGACCTCTTCGCGGAGATGTTCTCCGGCGGCTTCGGGTTCGGCGGCGGCGGCCGGCGCCAGCAGCGGCGCGGCGGCGATCTCCGCGTCCAGGCGCGCCTCACGTTGCGCGAGGCCGCGTTCGGCCTCAAGCGCGAGATCACCGTCAACGCGCCGACGCGCTGCGAAGACTGCCAGGGCTCGGGCGCGAAGGCGGGGACCAAGCCCGAGACCTGCGCGCACTGCCGCGGCAGCGGGCACGTCTCGAACGCGCGCGGCTTCGTCATGTTCACGACGCCGTGCCCGCGCTGTCAGGGACAGGGCGTGACGATCAAGGACCACTGCAAGACGTGCAAGGGACACGGCGCGGTCGAGAAGGCGCGCACGGTGGTCGTCGGCTTCCCGCCCGGCATCGACAGCGGGCAGAAGCTCCGCGTCCCGGGGCAGGGCATGCCGGGACCGAACGGCGCGCCGGCGGGCGATCTCTACGTCGAGATCGACGTCGAGGAGGACGCGCGCTTCGAGCGCGACGGCGCCGACCTCGTGACGCGCGTGCACGTGTCGTTCGCGGACGCCGCGCTCGGCGCCGAGGTGAAGGTCCCGTCCCTCGGCGAGAAGATCGACGATCCGGCCGACACGACGATCACGCACAAGATCCCCGCCGGCACGCAGTCGGGCGCCGTGTTCCAGATCCGAGGACAAGGCATGCCGCGCCTCGACGGCCGCGGCCGCGGCACGCTCGTCGGCGTGGTGCAGGTCGACGTGCCGACGAAGCTCTCCGATCGCGCGAAGGCGCTCCTCGTCGAGCTCGAGGCCGAGCTCCAGGCCGGCAAGGCCGACACCTCCGCGAAGGCCCGCGCCGCCGGCGCGAAGTGA
- a CDS encoding DUF3025 domain-containing protein, which yields MPAVADRIRKVRWERTAFDARFYTRHEDFWPIARAASLFSAHDDWPAVAEYNQLFAGEAPVRFEEAPLKRRRPRGEIDRRELYDARITHDRVVPTRPRMWHDFLNALVWATFPRAKTALHRRQHAAIERWIPPRATQLPNARTREQDALALVDEGGVLLVEGRTMLFGHALYEGHVFGQPAMVSRAVELAGAVDTADEELASMLDDPTRFRSPDTL from the coding sequence ATGCCCGCGGTCGCTGACCGGATCCGCAAGGTCCGCTGGGAGCGGACCGCGTTCGACGCGCGCTTCTACACGCGGCACGAGGACTTCTGGCCGATCGCGCGCGCGGCCTCGCTCTTCTCCGCGCACGACGACTGGCCCGCCGTCGCCGAGTACAACCAGCTCTTCGCCGGTGAAGCGCCGGTCCGCTTCGAAGAGGCGCCCCTCAAGCGAAGACGCCCGCGCGGAGAGATCGATCGCCGTGAGCTCTACGACGCGCGCATCACCCACGACCGCGTGGTCCCGACCCGCCCGCGGATGTGGCACGACTTCCTGAACGCGCTCGTGTGGGCGACGTTCCCGCGCGCGAAGACGGCGCTCCACCGCCGGCAGCACGCCGCGATCGAGCGCTGGATCCCGCCCCGCGCGACGCAGCTCCCCAACGCGCGCACGCGGGAGCAAGACGCGCTCGCGCTCGTGGACGAGGGCGGCGTGCTCCTCGTCGAGGGACGCACGATGCTCTTCGGCCACGCGCTCTACGAAGGCCACGTGTTCGGCCAGCCCGCGATGGTCTCCCGCGCGGTCGAGCTCGCGGGCGCCGTCGACACCGCCGACGAGGAGCTCGCTTCGATGCTCGACGACCCGACGAGGTTTCGTTCTCCCGACACGCTCTGA